A genomic region of Nymphaea colorata isolate Beijing-Zhang1983 chromosome 2, ASM883128v2, whole genome shotgun sequence contains the following coding sequences:
- the LOC116246843 gene encoding putative axial regulator YABBY 2 isoform X3, which yields MSTEVGNEHVYYLPCSFCNTILAVSVPCSNLFNILTIRCGHCSNLQSTNMGALLPTPIPFKNMQLQNLQTHVYSPQQLGMEFGSSSSRLRTISMMSHAKHAQRLAPNRPPEKRQRVPSAYNRFIKEEIQRIKACNPHISHKEAFSTAAKNVLWLEG from the exons ATGTCGACCGAAGTTGGAAATGAGCACGTCTACTACCTTCCTTGCAGCTTCTGCAACACCATCCTCGCG GTAAGCGTACCATGCAGCAACCTTTTCAACATATTGACCATAAGATGCGGCCATTGCTCAAATCTTCAGTCTACGAATATGGGAGCGTTGCTACCGACACCCATTCCCTTTAAAAACATGCAG TTGCAGAATCTGCAGACTCATGTTTACAGCCCTCAACAGCTCGGAATGGAATTtgggtcttcttcttctagacTTCGCACAATTTCCATGATGAGCCATGCGAAGCATGCGCAAAGGCTGGCACCTAACAGAC CACCGGAAAAAAGGCAACGAGTCCCTTCTGCATACAATCGATTCATTAA GGAAGAGATCCAAAGGATAAAAGCCTGCAACCCTCACATCAGCCATAAGGAAGCCTTCAGCACAGCTGCAAAAAAT gttttatgGCTAGAGGGGTGA
- the LOC116246843 gene encoding axial regulator YABBY 5-like isoform X2 has translation MSTEVGNEHVYYLPCSFCNTILAVSVPCSNLFNILTIRCGHCSNLQSTNMGALLPTPIPFKNMQNLQTHVYSPQQLGMEFGSSSSRLRTISMMSHAKHAQRLAPNRPPEKRQRVPSAYNRFIKEEIQRIKACNPHISHKEAFSTAAKNWAHFPHIQFGLASEGNKQAKLDEPFYVEALP, from the exons ATGTCGACCGAAGTTGGAAATGAGCACGTCTACTACCTTCCTTGCAGCTTCTGCAACACCATCCTCGCG GTAAGCGTACCATGCAGCAACCTTTTCAACATATTGACCATAAGATGCGGCCATTGCTCAAATCTTCAGTCTACGAATATGGGAGCGTTGCTACCGACACCCATTCCCTTTAAAAACATGCAG AATCTGCAGACTCATGTTTACAGCCCTCAACAGCTCGGAATGGAATTtgggtcttcttcttctagacTTCGCACAATTTCCATGATGAGCCATGCGAAGCATGCGCAAAGGCTGGCACCTAACAGAC CACCGGAAAAAAGGCAACGAGTCCCTTCTGCATACAATCGATTCATTAA GGAAGAGATCCAAAGGATAAAAGCCTGCAACCCTCACATCAGCCATAAGGAAGCCTTCAGCACAGCTGCAAAAAAT tGGGCTCACTTTCCTCACATTCAATTCGGATTAGCTTCGGAAGGCAACAAACAAGCTAAACTTGATGAACCTTTTTACGTGGAGGCGCTGCCATGA
- the LOC116246843 gene encoding axial regulator YABBY 5-like isoform X1 codes for MSTEVGNEHVYYLPCSFCNTILAVSVPCSNLFNILTIRCGHCSNLQSTNMGALLPTPIPFKNMQLQNLQTHVYSPQQLGMEFGSSSSRLRTISMMSHAKHAQRLAPNRPPEKRQRVPSAYNRFIKEEIQRIKACNPHISHKEAFSTAAKNWAHFPHIQFGLASEGNKQAKLDEPFYVEALP; via the exons ATGTCGACCGAAGTTGGAAATGAGCACGTCTACTACCTTCCTTGCAGCTTCTGCAACACCATCCTCGCG GTAAGCGTACCATGCAGCAACCTTTTCAACATATTGACCATAAGATGCGGCCATTGCTCAAATCTTCAGTCTACGAATATGGGAGCGTTGCTACCGACACCCATTCCCTTTAAAAACATGCAG TTGCAGAATCTGCAGACTCATGTTTACAGCCCTCAACAGCTCGGAATGGAATTtgggtcttcttcttctagacTTCGCACAATTTCCATGATGAGCCATGCGAAGCATGCGCAAAGGCTGGCACCTAACAGAC CACCGGAAAAAAGGCAACGAGTCCCTTCTGCATACAATCGATTCATTAA GGAAGAGATCCAAAGGATAAAAGCCTGCAACCCTCACATCAGCCATAAGGAAGCCTTCAGCACAGCTGCAAAAAAT tGGGCTCACTTTCCTCACATTCAATTCGGATTAGCTTCGGAAGGCAACAAACAAGCTAAACTTGATGAACCTTTTTACGTGGAGGCGCTGCCATGA